A single region of the Pontimicrobium sp. SW4 genome encodes:
- a CDS encoding antibiotic biosynthesis monooxygenase, with translation MIARIWKGKTKIEHLEEYTEFMKIRAIPDYKKTDGLTFWKNIEVIKSFVGDDFEKAKYYPEDNNYLIDFPEKVTHYEVFAE, from the coding sequence ATGATAGCAAGAATCTGGAAAGGAAAAACAAAAATTGAACATCTAGAAGAATACACAGAGTTCATGAAAATTAGAGCAATACCTGATTATAAAAAAACCGATGGATTGACTTTTTGGAAAAATATCGAGGTTATTAAAAGTTTTGTAGGAGATGATTTTGAAAAAGCAAAATACTATCCAGAAGACAACAATTATCTAATTGATTTCCCTGAAAAAGTTACTCATTACGAAGTATTTGCAGAATAA